The Rhododendron vialii isolate Sample 1 chromosome 5a, ASM3025357v1 genome contains a region encoding:
- the LOC131327922 gene encoding UPF0481 protein At3g47200-like, which translates to MSPLPNSDNSSSSSAKTWYCSPRDCVLRVFRCTTAAEKEEVQTGNSDRHTAKYYHILHNLHEGCLPPSSTSELVYAEEMPSASELVYAGVKFVPDAGNDLFKFKFREPKGLFWWCRWARFKIQPLVICDETESYLRNLIAFEQFCPGVSQHVSSYADIMDMLVKSDNDIQVLEKAGVLTNRLGPTGDATDLLNKLCKEITVGEYFRDTCSKATKYSKRFWPKNMAHVRRTYFDSPWTFIAFFVGFIAFVITLVGFARSFATHSLFDGLVSCMTGFGFCVKGFTVFVSDHC; encoded by the exons ATGAGTCCACTACCAAATTCCGACAACAGTAGTAGTAGTAGCGCCAAAACTTGGTACTGTTCGCCCAGAGACTGTGTCCTTAGGGTTTTTCGGTGTACAACAGCagcagaaaaagaagaagttcaaacTGGTAATAGTGATCGCCATACTGCCAAGTACTATCATATCCTCCATAACCTACATGAAGGTTGCCTTCCACCCTCATCGACTTCAGAACTGGTCTATGCAGAAGAAATGCCTTCGGCTTCAGAACTGGTCTATGCAGGAGTCAAGTTTGTTCCTGATGCCGGAAACGATCTGTTCAAGTTCAAGTTCAGGGAACCTAAAGGCCTATTTTGGTGGTGTCGTTGGGCTCGTTTCAAAATCCAACCACTCGTAATATGCGACGAAACGGAGTCATACCTCAGGAACCTCATTGCCTTTGAACAGTTCTGCCCTGGCGTTTCGCAGCACGTTTCGTCCTATGCGGACATCATGGACATGCTCGTGAAGTCTGATAACGATATCCAAGTGCTCGAAAAGGCCGGAGTCCTGACGAACCGCTTGGGTCCCACCGGGGACGCCACCGATCTATTGAACAAGCTATGCAAGGAAATCACAGTAGGCGAATACTTCCGTGACACGTGCAGCAAAGCCACGAAGTATAGCAAGCGTTTTTGGCCGAAGAATATGGCACACGTGAGACGCACGTATTTTGATTCTCCATGGACGTTCATAGCTTTCTTTGTCGGCTTCATTGCTTTTGTCATAACCTTGGTTGGATTCGCCCGCAGTTTCG CTACACATTCTTTGTTTGATGGACTAGTGAGTTGTATGACAGGTTTTGGGTTCTGTGTGAAAGGGTTCACAGTGTTTGTGAGTGATCACTGCTGA
- the LOC131325963 gene encoding uncharacterized protein LOC131325963, translating to MSQGENDFEKDLKHLTSTIAGNISEGAEKAEYFFSSACIFRVPEDLRKLNERAYTPRLIAIGPLHREDEHLQTPLQHVKPSYTNYLLSRLTAGMEDQLELAKQKKLTVLQECLAELKTSIDDAKKCYAAEVTLDEEIMLVDSCFILEFLYRARLLHFTKWAEENENMPNDGGDNSNSKVSWLLVDAIHGQNWDRTKLVDWNRTDRETFGPNTDFIFKKL from the exons ATGAGTCAAGGGGAGAACGACTTTGAGAAGGATCTTAAGCACCTTACATCAACCATCGCTGGAAATATCAGTGAAGGTGCCGAGAAAGCTGAATACTTCTTCTCCTCAGCTTGCATTTTCAGGGTGCCCGAAGATCTTCGAAAGCTGAACGAAAGAGCCTACACCCCTCGCCTCATCGCTATTGGCCCTCTTCACCGAGAAGATGAACACCTCCAAACACCCTTGCAACACGTCAAACCGAGCTACACGAATTACCTACTCTCTCGGTTGACCGCAGGAATGGAGGACCAGCTGGAATTAGCAAAGCAGAAAAAGCTCACGGTTCTACAGGAATGTTTAGCGGAATTGAAGACATCGATAGACGATGCAAAGAAATGCTACGCAGCAGAAGTTACACTGGATGAGGAAATAATGTTGGTCGATAGTTGTTTCATCCTCGAATTTCTCTACAGAGCACGATTACTCCACTTTACGAAATGGGccgaagaaaatgaaaacatgCCTAATGATGGAGGAGACAATAGCAACTCAAAG gTTTCTTGGTTGTTGGTTGACGCAATCCATGGACAAAACTGGGACCGGACCAAACTGGTGGATTGGAACCGAACCGACCGTGAGACTTTTGGCCCGAACAcggatttcattttcaaaaaattgtga